One genomic window of Acomys russatus chromosome 29, mAcoRus1.1, whole genome shotgun sequence includes the following:
- the Gpn2 gene encoding GPN-loop GTPase 2 isoform X2 — MAGPVPVTAFGQAVIGPPGSGKTTYCLGMSEFLRALGRRVAVVNLDPANEGLPYECAVDVAELVGLSDVMDALRLGPNGGLLYCMEYLEANLDWLRAKLEPLRGHYFLFDCPGQLTAVHLVDSHYCTDPAKFISVLCTSLATMLHVELPHVNVLSKMDLIEHYGKLAFNLDYYTEVLDLSYLLDHLASDPFFCHYRQLNEKLVQLIEDYSLVSFIPLNIQDKDSIQRVLQAVDKANGYCFGVQEQRSLEAMMSAAVGADFHFSSTLGIQEKYLASSEQTAEPEAMQLEHSGPG, encoded by the exons ATGGCGGGGCCTGTCCCGGTCACTGCCTTCGGGCAGGCGGTGATCGGGCCCCCGGGCTCGGGGAAGACCACGTACTGCCTGGGCATGAGTGAGTTCCTGCGGGCACTGGGTCGGCGCGTGGCGGTCGTGAACCTGGACCCCGCCAACGAAGGGCTGCCTTATGAGTGTGCCGTGGACGTGGCCGAGCTGGTGGGGCTGAGCGACGTGATGGACGCGCTGCGCCTGGGGCCCAACGGCGGCCTGCTCTACTGTATGGAGTAcctggaggccaacctggactgGCTGCGCGCCAAGCTGGAGCCCCTCCGAGGCCACTACTTTCTCTTCGACTGCCCCGGCCAG CTGACCGCTGTCCACCTTGTGGACTCTCACTACTGTACTGACCCAGCCAAGTTCATCTCCGTCCTGTGCACCTCCCTGGCCACCATGCTGCATGTGGAGCTGCCCCACGTCAACGTCCTCTCCAAGATGGACCTCATTGAGCACTATGGGAAGCTGG ccttcaaCCTGGACTACTACACAGAAGTCCTGGACCTCTCCTACCTGCTTGACCACCTGGCGTCTGACCCTTTCTTCTGTCACTACCGTCAGCTCAACGAGAAACTGGTACAGCTCATCGAAGACTACAGCCTGGTCTCCTTCATCCCCCTGAACATCCAG GACAAGGACAGCATCCAGCGGGTCTTACAGGCCGTGGACAAAGCCAATGGCTACTGTTTTGGGGTTCAGGAACAGCGAAGCCTGGAAGCCATGATGTCCGCTGCGGTGGGAGCCGACTTTCATTTCTCCTC CACTCTGGGCATCCAGGAGAAGTACTTAGCATCCTCGGAGCAGACTGCAGAGCCGGAGGCCATGCAGCTGGAACACTCGGGGCCTGGGTAG
- the Gpn2 gene encoding GPN-loop GTPase 2 isoform X1, which translates to MAGPVPVTAFGQAVIGPPGSGKTTYCLGMSEFLRALGRRVAVVNLDPANEGLPYECAVDVAELVGLSDVMDALRLGPNGGLLYCMEYLEANLDWLRAKLEPLRGHYFLFDCPGQVELCTHHAALRNIFSQMAQWDLRLTAVHLVDSHYCTDPAKFISVLCTSLATMLHVELPHVNVLSKMDLIEHYGKLAFNLDYYTEVLDLSYLLDHLASDPFFCHYRQLNEKLVQLIEDYSLVSFIPLNIQDKDSIQRVLQAVDKANGYCFGVQEQRSLEAMMSAAVGADFHFSSTLGIQEKYLASSEQTAEPEAMQLEHSGPG; encoded by the exons ATGGCGGGGCCTGTCCCGGTCACTGCCTTCGGGCAGGCGGTGATCGGGCCCCCGGGCTCGGGGAAGACCACGTACTGCCTGGGCATGAGTGAGTTCCTGCGGGCACTGGGTCGGCGCGTGGCGGTCGTGAACCTGGACCCCGCCAACGAAGGGCTGCCTTATGAGTGTGCCGTGGACGTGGCCGAGCTGGTGGGGCTGAGCGACGTGATGGACGCGCTGCGCCTGGGGCCCAACGGCGGCCTGCTCTACTGTATGGAGTAcctggaggccaacctggactgGCTGCGCGCCAAGCTGGAGCCCCTCCGAGGCCACTACTTTCTCTTCGACTGCCCCGGCCAGGTGGAACTCTGCACCCACCACGCCGCCCTGCGCAACATCTTCtcccagatggctcagtgggaccTCAGG CTGACCGCTGTCCACCTTGTGGACTCTCACTACTGTACTGACCCAGCCAAGTTCATCTCCGTCCTGTGCACCTCCCTGGCCACCATGCTGCATGTGGAGCTGCCCCACGTCAACGTCCTCTCCAAGATGGACCTCATTGAGCACTATGGGAAGCTGG ccttcaaCCTGGACTACTACACAGAAGTCCTGGACCTCTCCTACCTGCTTGACCACCTGGCGTCTGACCCTTTCTTCTGTCACTACCGTCAGCTCAACGAGAAACTGGTACAGCTCATCGAAGACTACAGCCTGGTCTCCTTCATCCCCCTGAACATCCAG GACAAGGACAGCATCCAGCGGGTCTTACAGGCCGTGGACAAAGCCAATGGCTACTGTTTTGGGGTTCAGGAACAGCGAAGCCTGGAAGCCATGATGTCCGCTGCGGTGGGAGCCGACTTTCATTTCTCCTC CACTCTGGGCATCCAGGAGAAGTACTTAGCATCCTCGGAGCAGACTGCAGAGCCGGAGGCCATGCAGCTGGAACACTCGGGGCCTGGGTAG